One window of Corynebacterium sp. P3-F1 genomic DNA carries:
- a CDS encoding exonuclease domain-containing protein gives MISAHGSTILVTDTALEIHPDPLQAALTGTTDATVLPLAGVTGVTVLPGDDWDATRIAVTSGADETVIRFTPGDTKGPERLRATVEAAQSGKKISTDSIPGFSFVAFDVETANQHWGSICQMGLVRVVDGEITERASWLCRPPTGIDEFDPFNVDCHGITEESVADEPDVGELFERFSDFVGDLPVVAHNAYFDASALRYAALATGKEIPTITFGCSLAQSRAAGLDVANHRLPTVAEYFGVPLKNHHDACADAEACAGVMLGLARRAEHSGTLADYVHSTGFALGSVGKLRVTPVLKDLSGAQTSLQTTAVGESQTNDASGAGNSGKSGRGPAPWQSVATPDTIPEPAVDADPDSPLYDQHVTLTGEFEPFDKGQLWEGIAARGGQVGKNVTKKTTILVVGEWASMTSKEKRARELMEKGQDIEIWPAEKLLDVLGLNEQPPF, from the coding sequence ATGATTAGTGCTCACGGATCAACGATCCTGGTCACCGACACTGCCCTTGAGATTCATCCGGATCCGCTCCAGGCGGCTTTGACCGGCACCACCGATGCGACGGTGCTTCCACTGGCAGGGGTAACGGGTGTAACGGTTCTTCCCGGTGATGACTGGGATGCGACGCGCATAGCTGTCACATCCGGCGCCGACGAAACCGTCATCCGCTTCACCCCTGGAGATACGAAGGGCCCTGAGCGCCTACGCGCCACGGTAGAAGCGGCACAATCTGGCAAGAAGATCAGCACGGATAGCATCCCGGGGTTCAGCTTCGTCGCGTTCGATGTGGAGACGGCGAACCAGCATTGGGGTTCAATCTGTCAGATGGGCCTCGTGCGGGTTGTCGACGGTGAAATCACCGAGCGCGCATCGTGGCTGTGCCGCCCGCCTACCGGGATCGACGAGTTCGATCCATTCAACGTGGACTGCCACGGGATCACAGAGGAATCTGTCGCCGACGAACCTGATGTCGGGGAACTGTTCGAACGCTTCAGCGATTTCGTGGGAGACCTCCCTGTAGTCGCGCACAACGCCTATTTCGACGCTTCCGCCTTGCGTTACGCAGCATTGGCGACTGGGAAGGAGATTCCCACCATCACATTCGGTTGCTCCCTCGCACAGTCCCGAGCGGCCGGCCTCGATGTGGCAAACCACCGTCTTCCGACCGTGGCGGAGTACTTTGGCGTCCCCCTGAAGAACCACCACGACGCCTGCGCTGACGCTGAAGCGTGTGCCGGTGTCATGCTGGGCCTCGCTCGCCGTGCGGAGCATTCAGGAACCCTCGCCGACTACGTCCATTCCACCGGTTTCGCTCTCGGCTCCGTCGGCAAGCTCCGCGTCACTCCGGTTCTCAAGGATCTCTCGGGCGCTCAAACATCACTGCAGACCACAGCCGTAGGAGAATCCCAGACGAACGATGCGTCCGGGGCTGGAAACTCCGGAAAATCAGGCCGCGGTCCCGCACCGTGGCAGTCGGTGGCCACACCTGACACGATCCCGGAACCTGCGGTGGACGCGGACCCGGATTCGCCGCTTTACGACCAGCACGTGACCTTGACAGGCGAGTTCGAGCCATTTGACAAAGGCCAGCTTTGGGAAGGCATTGCCGCTCGCGGGGGTCAGGTGGGCAAGAACGTGACCAAAAAGACGACGATTCTCGTCGTCGGTGAATGGGCGAGCATGACGTCGAAGGAGAAACGCGCCCGCGAGCTTATGGAAAAAGGCCAGGACATTGAGATCTGGCCGGCAGAGAAGCTTCTCGATGTCTTGGGATTGAACGAGCAACCGCCGTTCTAA
- the treY gene encoding malto-oligosyltrehalose synthase: MFRPITSTYRLQLRGAKADPAGRSFGFSDAADLVPYLKSLGVSHLYLSPIFSSYPESNHNYDVTDPTEVNPELGGVEGLRHLASVAHEAGLGLIVDIVPNHLGVETPHLNKWWWDVLKNGKDSEFESYFDVDWHEDNGAGGKLGLPVLGHPGDEDKFTLTYLDEIDEPVLAYYESYFPLAPGSFDSLDDDPREVYEKQNYRLMFWRDGVISYRRFFSVNGLAGIRQEDPLIFEHTHRTLRQLIAEDLIDGVRVDHPDGLSDPFTYLNRLRDLVGDDRWLVAEKILGVTEPLDPRLAVDGTTGYDALRELDGVFVSREAEDSLSMLSLQQSGSTWDEAAIAAAEHQLKRDVAESELAAEIRRLTRAIRRDNFSTAGADVSDEDLERTVIDLVAAMPVYRADYISLSRQTSTIIADMVRRFPSRRAALDLISAAFLANGEAKTRFAQVCGAVMAKGVEDTLFYRACRLVALQEVGGAPGRFGVSAAEFHLLQQERAMLWPHAMTTLTTHDTKRSEDTRARIIEITERHKDFAELAQQVRALVPAPDDATAHFLLQNIIGVWPLAGSTDGIRDRVRDYAVKAVREAGVHTSWFDNDTHFETAVTDWVDALIDGPASTMVDEFVKEIHRGAVQVSLGRKMLQLIGPGIPDTYQGQEFVDLSLVDPDNRRFVDYVNRAQALDQFKDSALSGRIHDELIHARDSAAAEGLPGCYPHLEGMADRAKQAVVHEGLYLRRQHPDVFLSGDYQPVFAVGEAASHLVGMARGASGLDVVALSTRRPLLLEDRGGWGDTTVTLPEGRWTDRLTGQSFSGTVLVRDVLDGLPTALLVAEHIEA; this comes from the coding sequence ATGTTCCGCCCCATCACCTCGACCTACCGCCTGCAGCTGAGGGGCGCGAAAGCGGACCCGGCGGGCAGGAGCTTCGGCTTCTCCGATGCCGCCGACCTCGTCCCTTATTTGAAGTCCCTGGGCGTCTCTCACTTGTACCTCTCCCCCATCTTCAGCTCGTACCCGGAGTCCAACCACAATTACGACGTCACCGACCCGACTGAGGTGAATCCGGAGCTCGGCGGGGTGGAGGGGCTACGCCACCTTGCCTCGGTGGCGCACGAAGCCGGCCTAGGGCTCATCGTCGACATCGTGCCCAACCACCTCGGTGTTGAAACTCCGCACCTGAACAAGTGGTGGTGGGATGTGCTGAAGAACGGAAAAGACTCCGAATTCGAGAGCTACTTCGACGTTGACTGGCACGAGGACAACGGCGCTGGCGGGAAGCTTGGGTTGCCGGTGCTGGGGCACCCCGGCGACGAAGACAAATTCACGCTCACCTATCTCGACGAGATCGACGAACCTGTCCTCGCCTACTACGAGAGCTACTTCCCTCTCGCTCCCGGTTCCTTCGACAGCCTCGACGACGATCCCCGCGAGGTGTACGAGAAACAGAATTACCGCCTGATGTTCTGGCGCGACGGAGTGATTTCCTACCGCAGGTTCTTCTCCGTCAACGGACTCGCCGGCATCCGCCAAGAGGACCCGCTGATCTTCGAGCACACGCACCGGACTCTACGGCAACTCATCGCGGAAGACCTTATCGACGGAGTCCGCGTCGACCACCCAGACGGCCTTTCCGATCCCTTCACCTACCTGAATCGATTGCGTGACCTCGTCGGCGACGACCGCTGGCTGGTGGCAGAAAAGATTCTCGGCGTCACCGAGCCCCTTGACCCCCGTCTCGCGGTCGACGGAACCACCGGCTACGACGCGTTGCGGGAACTCGACGGCGTCTTCGTCTCACGGGAGGCCGAAGACTCGCTGAGCATGCTTTCCCTCCAACAGTCCGGCTCCACGTGGGACGAGGCCGCCATCGCCGCCGCGGAGCACCAGCTCAAGCGCGATGTCGCCGAGTCGGAGCTCGCCGCTGAAATCCGCCGACTCACCCGCGCGATCCGCCGCGATAATTTCTCGACCGCCGGTGCGGATGTCTCCGACGAGGACTTGGAGCGCACCGTCATCGACCTCGTGGCAGCGATGCCTGTCTACCGTGCGGACTATATCTCGTTATCGCGCCAGACCTCCACGATCATCGCCGATATGGTGCGCCGTTTCCCGTCGCGCCGGGCCGCCCTCGATCTCATTTCCGCGGCTTTTCTGGCCAACGGCGAAGCGAAAACACGCTTTGCCCAAGTGTGTGGCGCGGTGATGGCGAAAGGCGTGGAGGACACGCTGTTCTACCGTGCATGCCGCCTCGTTGCACTCCAAGAGGTCGGCGGTGCGCCAGGCCGCTTCGGTGTTTCCGCGGCGGAATTCCACCTGCTCCAGCAAGAGCGCGCGATGCTGTGGCCTCACGCGATGACAACGTTGACCACGCACGACACGAAACGGAGCGAGGACACCCGAGCACGAATCATCGAGATCACCGAGCGCCACAAGGACTTCGCGGAACTGGCGCAGCAGGTCAGGGCTCTCGTACCCGCCCCAGACGACGCGACCGCGCACTTCCTGCTCCAGAACATCATCGGTGTCTGGCCGCTGGCGGGCTCCACCGACGGGATCCGGGACCGTGTGCGGGATTATGCCGTGAAGGCGGTGCGGGAAGCGGGCGTGCACACGTCGTGGTTCGACAACGACACGCATTTTGAAACAGCGGTCACCGATTGGGTCGACGCGCTTATCGACGGCCCCGCGTCAACCATGGTCGACGAATTCGTTAAAGAGATTCACCGAGGTGCCGTACAGGTGTCCCTCGGCCGCAAGATGCTGCAGTTGATCGGTCCCGGCATTCCGGACACCTACCAGGGGCAAGAATTCGTGGACCTCTCCCTAGTCGACCCGGACAACCGCCGCTTCGTCGACTACGTCAACCGCGCTCAAGCACTCGACCAGTTCAAGGATTCTGCACTTTCAGGCCGGATCCACGACGAGCTCATCCACGCCCGGGACTCAGCGGCCGCCGAAGGACTTCCTGGGTGCTATCCGCATCTGGAGGGCATGGCCGACCGGGCGAAGCAGGCGGTGGTGCACGAAGGCCTGTATCTGCGCCGCCAGCACCCGGATGTGTTCTTGTCCGGCGATTACCAGCCAGTCTTCGCGGTGGGCGAAGCCGCCAGCCACCTCGTCGGCATGGCGCGTGGAGCCTCTGGGCTGGACGTGGTGGCGCTTTCCACCCGCCGACCCCTGCTGCTAGAGGACCGGGGTGGCTGGGGAGACACTACCGTCACCCTGCCTGAAGGTCGCTGGACAGACCGTCTCACCGGTCAGTCCTTCTCGGGCACCGTGTTGGTGCGGGATGTGCTAGATGGGCTACCTACGGCACTGCTCGTCGCCGAGCACATCGAAGCGTAA
- a CDS encoding RNA-binding S4 domain-containing protein codes for MAGPGENSDADGGPVRIDVWVWAVRMYKTRSEAANAVRAGHVKLNGNAVKPSAQVVPGDRVKAWKDYRDIEYEVVQTLRKRAGAPVARQCYIDHSPQPPPKEYFYSMPKRDRGAGRPTKKERREIDRLRGRR; via the coding sequence GTGGCTGGTCCGGGAGAAAACTCCGACGCGGACGGCGGTCCGGTCCGCATCGACGTATGGGTGTGGGCCGTGCGCATGTACAAGACACGCTCTGAGGCGGCGAACGCGGTGCGCGCCGGGCACGTCAAGCTGAACGGCAACGCGGTCAAGCCTTCTGCTCAAGTCGTGCCCGGCGACCGTGTTAAGGCGTGGAAAGACTACCGCGACATCGAGTACGAAGTGGTGCAGACCCTGCGTAAACGTGCGGGTGCCCCGGTGGCCCGCCAGTGCTACATCGACCATTCGCCGCAACCACCTCCGAAGGAGTATTTCTACTCCATGCCCAAGCGCGACCGCGGCGCTGGTCGCCCAACTAAGAAAGAGCGCCGGGAGATCGACCGTCTGCGCGGACGGCGGTGA
- a CDS encoding YigZ family protein has protein sequence MVTKYELPSTGEPTVNEIEIKRSRFITWIARAESEEEARDIVARARQEFPDARHHCSAFIVHIDGAVPVERSSDDGEPAGTAGKPMLDALRGSGMESVVAVVIRYFGGVKLGAGGLVHAYSESVSQAVEAAPRAEKTLRELVAVDLPHADAGRIEAELRTHGIDVVDVAYGTQARYTFAITPGGRKEFDALLAASTQGSAAAREAGTMWVERPR, from the coding sequence ATGGTGACAAAATACGAATTGCCCTCCACCGGCGAACCGACGGTGAACGAGATTGAGATCAAGCGCTCCCGCTTCATCACGTGGATTGCGCGCGCCGAATCCGAGGAGGAAGCCCGCGATATTGTGGCGCGTGCCCGCCAGGAATTCCCCGATGCCCGCCACCACTGCTCGGCATTCATCGTGCATATCGACGGCGCGGTGCCGGTCGAGAGATCCAGCGACGACGGCGAACCGGCCGGAACCGCGGGGAAACCGATGCTCGATGCACTGCGGGGATCCGGCATGGAGTCGGTCGTGGCTGTGGTGATCCGTTACTTCGGCGGCGTGAAACTCGGAGCGGGCGGACTCGTCCACGCCTATTCCGAATCCGTCTCCCAAGCCGTCGAGGCTGCTCCGCGCGCCGAGAAAACGTTACGCGAATTAGTCGCCGTGGATCTCCCGCACGCTGACGCCGGAAGAATTGAGGCGGAATTGCGGACCCACGGCATCGACGTTGTTGATGTCGCCTACGGCACCCAGGCCCGCTACACCTTCGCGATCACCCCGGGCGGCAGGAAGGAATTCGACGCGCTTCTCGCCGCATCTACCCAAGGTTCCGCCGCGGCGCGCGAGGCGGGAACGATGTGGGTGGAACGCCCCCGCTAA
- the treZ gene encoding malto-oligosyltrehalose trehalohydrolase — MKFEVWAPYAQDVKVVVDDVEHKMRRDEQRRAWWISDIDKVPGQRYGFSLFDGAAWSAPLPDPRSTRQPDGVHGLSQVTDTAFEWTDQHWTSYELKGQVIYELHVGTFTEEGTFDGVVDKLDYLVDLGVTTIELMPVQPFGGERNWGYDGVDWFAVQESYGGPDGLKRLVDAAHRKGVGVYLDVVFNHFGPDGNYNGQFGPYTTAGTTGWGDVVNFSGANSDEVRAYVLDAVRRWLTEFHIDGLRLDAVHSYDDRAAYSIMEQINMLADEVEAEFGPNPIIIAESDLNDPRIIADYSVGGYGLDAQWLDDVHHALHTVVTGENNAYYEDFGTVDILADTLRHGYRFRNDFSNFRGRTHGRPLDLSAIPPWKLITYTTTHDQVGNRAFGDRPSQNLTLEQHALKAAVIFFSPFTPMIFMGEESYAQTPFPFFISHTDDDLMRLTREGRAHEFARYGWDFNEVPDPADPATFESAKLDWKFDRDALVMQKTYKKLLALRRELNLSRDDLRELQVDHSDTWLTMGYDDVFLAANFSGSPVAVPAGGELIYSFGDPTVTAEKTELEPWGFAIVRR, encoded by the coding sequence ATGAAGTTCGAGGTGTGGGCGCCGTACGCGCAGGACGTCAAAGTGGTCGTCGACGATGTCGAACACAAGATGCGGCGCGACGAGCAACGCAGGGCATGGTGGATCAGCGACATCGACAAAGTCCCGGGTCAGCGGTATGGCTTTTCGCTTTTCGACGGCGCGGCCTGGTCCGCTCCGCTCCCCGACCCGCGCTCCACCCGCCAACCGGACGGTGTCCACGGCCTGTCTCAGGTGACCGATACGGCATTCGAGTGGACCGATCAGCACTGGACCAGCTACGAGCTCAAAGGACAGGTCATCTATGAGCTCCACGTGGGAACGTTCACGGAAGAGGGGACGTTCGACGGTGTCGTCGATAAGCTCGATTATCTCGTGGACCTGGGCGTGACCACGATCGAGCTGATGCCCGTCCAGCCCTTTGGTGGCGAGCGCAACTGGGGCTACGACGGTGTCGACTGGTTCGCTGTCCAAGAAAGCTACGGCGGGCCCGACGGGTTGAAGCGTCTCGTCGATGCCGCACACCGGAAAGGCGTGGGCGTGTACCTCGATGTGGTGTTCAACCACTTCGGCCCCGACGGCAACTACAACGGTCAATTCGGCCCGTATACGACCGCGGGCACAACGGGCTGGGGCGACGTGGTGAATTTCTCCGGCGCGAATTCGGACGAAGTTCGCGCCTACGTGCTCGACGCTGTGCGGCGCTGGCTAACCGAATTCCACATCGACGGTCTACGCCTCGACGCAGTGCACTCGTACGATGACCGGGCGGCGTACTCGATCATGGAGCAAATCAACATGCTCGCGGATGAGGTGGAGGCGGAATTCGGCCCCAACCCCATCATCATCGCCGAGAGCGACCTGAACGATCCGCGCATTATCGCCGATTATTCCGTCGGTGGGTACGGGCTCGACGCGCAATGGCTTGACGACGTCCACCATGCCCTCCATACCGTTGTCACCGGCGAGAATAACGCGTATTACGAGGACTTCGGCACCGTTGACATACTCGCGGACACCCTCCGTCACGGCTACCGCTTCCGCAACGACTTCTCGAATTTCCGCGGGCGCACGCACGGCCGCCCGTTGGATCTGTCCGCCATTCCCCCATGGAAGCTGATCACGTACACAACGACTCACGACCAAGTGGGTAACCGCGCGTTCGGCGACCGCCCGTCGCAGAATCTCACGCTCGAACAACACGCGCTGAAAGCCGCAGTCATCTTCTTCAGCCCCTTCACCCCGATGATCTTCATGGGCGAGGAGTCCTACGCCCAGACGCCGTTTCCGTTCTTCATCTCCCACACCGACGATGATCTGATGCGTCTCACGCGCGAGGGCCGCGCTCACGAGTTCGCCCGCTACGGCTGGGATTTCAACGAGGTTCCCGATCCGGCGGATCCGGCGACATTCGAGTCTGCGAAGCTCGATTGGAAATTCGACCGCGATGCCCTGGTGATGCAGAAGACGTACAAGAAATTGCTCGCTCTGCGCCGCGAGCTGAATCTGTCGCGCGACGACCTGCGCGAGCTGCAGGTCGACCATTCGGACACATGGTTGACCATGGGGTACGACGATGTGTTCCTCGCCGCGAATTTCTCCGGATCACCGGTTGCTGTGCCGGCCGGCGGTGAACTGATCTATTCCTTCGGCGACCCCACCGTCACCGCAGAGAAAACCGAATTGGAGCCCTGGGGTTTCGCGATAGTGCGCCGCTAG
- the ilvA gene encoding threonine ammonia-lyase IlvA, producing MTHSPDFSPVHAADIQGAQASISGVITPTPLQYCPRLSQAYGVEVYLKREDLQDVRSYKIRGAYYNISNLTEEEKQAGVVAASAGNHAQGVAYACRSMGIDGKIFVPKRTPKQKRDRIKVHGGDKVELVLVGDTFDEAAEAARADAEARGATIVEPFNARNTVIGQGTVGAEIVSQLSGLGKSLDSIVVPVGGGGLIAGITSYLADMSPRTAVVGVEPAGARSLQAALAAGEPVTLETVDPFVDGAAVKRIGDVNYNIIEENLGRLHIVAADEGAVCTSMLALYQNEGIIAEPAGALSVAALGEVSLAPGSTVVCVISGGNNDVLRYAEIMERSLVHRGLKHYFLVNFAQEPGQLRRFLNDVLGPDDDIALFEYLKKNNRETGAALVGIELARASDLDLLLDRMEEASFDCRRLMPGTPEYEFIVTG from the coding sequence ATGACACACTCGCCTGATTTTTCACCCGTGCACGCAGCCGACATTCAAGGGGCTCAGGCGAGCATTTCAGGCGTTATCACGCCAACGCCGTTGCAGTACTGTCCGCGCCTTTCGCAGGCGTACGGCGTCGAGGTGTATCTCAAGCGCGAAGATCTGCAAGATGTGCGTTCCTACAAGATTCGTGGGGCTTACTACAACATCAGCAATCTGACCGAGGAGGAGAAACAGGCCGGTGTCGTGGCAGCGTCGGCTGGAAATCACGCTCAAGGTGTTGCCTACGCGTGCCGTTCGATGGGCATCGACGGCAAGATATTCGTGCCCAAGCGCACACCGAAGCAGAAGCGTGACCGGATCAAGGTGCACGGAGGGGACAAGGTCGAGCTCGTCTTAGTCGGCGACACCTTCGATGAGGCTGCGGAAGCAGCCCGCGCGGATGCGGAGGCCCGAGGTGCCACCATCGTCGAGCCCTTCAACGCCCGCAATACCGTAATCGGTCAGGGGACCGTGGGGGCGGAAATTGTGTCCCAGCTGTCGGGGCTAGGCAAATCGCTTGACTCGATCGTGGTTCCGGTGGGAGGCGGCGGTCTGATCGCCGGCATTACCTCCTATCTGGCGGACATGTCGCCACGCACTGCAGTTGTGGGTGTGGAGCCGGCGGGAGCGCGGTCGCTTCAGGCAGCTCTTGCCGCGGGGGAGCCTGTTACTCTCGAAACTGTGGACCCGTTCGTCGACGGCGCGGCGGTCAAGCGCATTGGCGACGTGAACTACAACATCATCGAAGAGAATCTCGGCCGATTGCACATCGTGGCCGCCGACGAAGGCGCTGTGTGCACCAGTATGCTCGCTCTGTACCAGAACGAGGGCATCATCGCTGAGCCTGCTGGCGCGCTTTCCGTCGCAGCGCTCGGGGAAGTGAGCTTGGCTCCGGGAAGCACTGTGGTGTGCGTGATCTCCGGCGGCAACAACGATGTCCTGCGCTATGCGGAGATCATGGAGCGCTCCCTGGTCCACCGCGGACTCAAGCATTACTTCCTGGTCAATTTCGCCCAAGAACCGGGCCAGCTGCGCCGCTTTCTGAACGATGTCCTCGGTCCGGACGACGACATCGCACTGTTCGAGTATCTGAAGAAGAACAACCGCGAAACCGGCGCCGCGCTCGTGGGCATCGAGCTCGCCCGGGCATCCGACTTGGACCTGCTGCTCGATAGGATGGAGGAAGCCTCTTTCGATTGCCGCCGTCTCATGCCGGGCACACCGGAATACGAGTTCATCGTCACCGGTTAA